TTGGACCAGGCTGTGACGGACGACATCCGCTTCCTGAAAGCGTACAAAGGCCACATCTGTAATCGGCCCGAGAATCCGCTCGGCTTCGCGCAGTCCCGATTTCTTGCCCTTCGGCAAGTCGATCTGCGTCACGTCTCCCGTGATCACCATCTTGGAGCCAAAGCCCAGGCGGGTTAAAAACATTTTCATTTGCTCCGGAGTGGTATTCTGCGCCTCGTCGAGGATGACAAAGCTGTCCTCCAGCGTTCTCCCCCTCATATAGGCGAGCGGCGCCACCTCAATCAGTCCGCGCTCCATCAATTTTGCTACCTGCTCCACGCCCAGCATATCGTATAAAGCGTCATACAGCGGTCTGAGGTACGGGTCTACCTTCTCCTGCAAATCACCTGGCAGAAAACCGAGGCTTTCTCCCGCTTCCACCGCAGGACGGGTCAGGACAATCTTTTTGACTCGTCCATTTTTCAGGGCGGTGACGGCCATGACGACAGCCAGATACGTCTTTCCCGTACCGGCCGGGCCGATGCCAAACACGATGTCATGACGCTTGATCTCGGCCAGGTAGTGTCGCTGGCCCAGCGTCTTGGCCCGGATCAGCTTGCCCTTTTGCGTGCGGGCCACTTCTTCCTCGTAGACATGAAGAAGCTGTTCGACTTCGCCCTCTTCCAAAAACTGCAGGGCATACGAGACATCGCGCTCGGACAGCGGGATTCCTCTGCGGATGAGCTGCAGCAGGACGGCAAACAGGCGGGACAGCTTATCCACTTCCGGTTTGTCGCCGGAGATCAGCACCTCGCCGCTGCGAGAAATGATCTTGGCATCGGTTTTTTCCTCGATGATTTTCAGATAGGCATCATGGGGTCCAAACAGCAGAAGTGCTTCAGACGCATCAGTAAATGGGATTTTTACCTCTTCTTTTACGTGCAACAGGCTTCCATCTCCTTGCAGCGGTTATCAAGCAATAGGTTTAGGGAACGGGAGCAGACGGCTGCGGCAATGTCACAATCGGCTGTTCCTGTGTGATCTCTTCGATGACAGAAAAATGAATGCTCAAGTAAACTTTACCATTCTCTCTCTTGACGTGCAAAACTTTTTCGTCGTGAATGACGGCGTCTCCCCCCGCCTTGCGCAGGATATCCTCGCGCGCGGTCTGTTTGCCGAGGGCGACTGCTTCCTCCATGCTCAGTTCACGCTTCACGGCCTTGGTTTCGACATGGGTGACCGTTTTCCATCCCAGCGGCAGGGAGTAGTCGGCAATTTTCGGAGCCTTCCTCACTTCAAACGTCTCGGCATGGACAAAAGGCTCCACCTTCCACGGCCAGATCTGCAGCGCGTACGGCCCGACGAGCAAATACTGAAGCTGCTGCTTATCCCCAGTCAGCTCGTAATGGACCCGGGCAGTGGGCACGGAGACCTCGCTGATATACCATACCTCTCCCTTGACCGTCCCTTTGGCGGCTACGGCTCTCTGCCGCTCTTCGTTCCCGATGATGCCGGAGATCAGCAGCTGCCCTTTGTCTACCACCTGGTGGACGGAGACCATTTTTTTGCCCACTTCCGGTAAAACGGTGTGCACGACCGCCCGCTTTTTCGCGACGAGGTGACGGGGTCCGAGAGGGACAGGTTTTTCCGGCTCCTCTTTTTCTACCACCTGGATGACCGCCTTCGTCCCTTGGATGCTGACCCCAATCCAGGAGGCCTGCGGTATCAACTTCAGCATTTCCTGCTGAATTTGTCCAGGCTCACTTAGTTTGACCTTCCATACCCCTTCTTTAATCCCCAGTTGTGCAGCCGCCTTGGCAACCGTCTGCGGATGCAGTTTTTTCGTCCCGACTACCTCCACTTGCCAGACGAAGGAGGAGAGCATGTACAATCCGAAACAAAACAAAGCCACGCCGGTGTAGAAGCCCGCCCTCCTGCGCATGGACAGCAGAAAAAACGGAAGCCCTTCCCGTTTTTGGACATGCACCCGACAGCCCGTCTCTTTCAAGAGCGGGCGAAGGCGGAAGAAGTCCTGGACCAAAAGATCGCAGCTGCAGGTTTCCGTGCCAACCCTGCGAATATTCCAGACGCGTATCCCCTGCCGTATCGCCATATTGAGAAATCTCTCAAAACGTTTGCCGCGGACCGTAATCCGGACATGTCCGCTCATCCATTCTCGCAGTCCACTCCGCATGTTTGTCCCCACTTTCCTCGCGTATTGTTCCAAAAGCCCTCCCCGGAAGGGAGTGGCAGACCACGCCTTCAGTGGCTACCATCCCGCGGGTCGAATCGGCTCTGCTACCCTTTTTCCAAGAATTTGACCCCGCCGATCCTGCCTTCGAGCAGCACTTCCTCGGGTAGAATCGCGCGGATGACGAGCTGCTCGCCTGTCACAATCATTTGTCCGTTGGTTAACAACAAACGGAGCTCTTTCTCAGTGAAATGGAGAACTCCGCGGTGGTTTTCGATATACATCTGCAAGTGGCCAATCATCGTGATGCGCGGGACTTCGAGAACCACATCCTGCGGTAAATCCAGCACGCCCACTGCCAGATTTCGCAACCGGCGGCTCCATCGCCTCATGAGTAAGCCCCCCTCTCTCCTGGCGCATCTCGGTAACCAGAATGTCTGACGCCAACGCTGAACTGCCCGCAACTCTTCTCTTATAACCGTATGCGGAGAGGGTGGAAGAACATGCAGAAAACGAAAAAAAACCCGCTGCTCACATCGGAGCAACAGGCTTGTCCATTCAGCCGTCTATGTGATTCGCGATGATTCCGCCCGAGAAGCATACCTCCATTTCTTCAATACACGCCGTACCTTTTCCGCCGTGCAGCCGCAGGCAATAGCCGTTTCGTAGATCGATTTCTTTTCGATGATCACCAACCGGATCACTTTCTGACGAAAGCGGCTCATCTTTTCAAATGCCTGTGGGTTCATCTGACACTACCCCTTATCTAACAATTGTCATTTCTTTCCTAAATTAAGCATAGGAGATGAGGACTATCGACACAAGCACATCTATTCGATATCTTTCGACAAATTAAAAGAACTGGGCTTGCTGCCAAATCCAATAGCGAAAGCCGCGCAAAAAAAAGAACCGCCTCGCCAGCCTTTTGACAAGGCTAGCCAGACGGCTCCTGTACATTTTCTTATAAGCCTCTGCGCGATGGGAGCGGGGAAGTGCGAGAGCGCGGTGCCCCGTAAATAATCGCCCACTTCATGCCTTCCCGCGGGTCCATCACGGTCTTGCGGCCTGGGCTCTCTTTCGTGCGCTTAGGCACAGCCGGGGCTTCCACCGGAAACTCCAAGGGTTCCACTGCAAATCCCTCCTCTTTTCCTCGCCGCACATCGGCTTCCGTCTCCTCCGGGCTGTTCCATTCCTCAAAGGGATGCGGTTCATCCGGAATCTCCTCCTGCCGATTCAGAGGCGTGACGGTCCGTCTTTCTTCTTCTTCTGGTCCCCACGGCCAGCCGCCCGTGTTCACCGGAGTCAGTACAGGACGGGGAGCCGGCCTTCTTTCCTGCTTTCTCTGCCCTTGTTTCCCAAACAACACATAGCCGAGATAGCCCAGGATCAAAAACCAGAACTTGCCGAGCAGCGGAAACAACCAAGCCAGCAGCTCAAACAGCAGATCGAGCAAATCCTCCATGGTCTGTGCCCCTACTTCTTCTCATCCGGCGTTGTCGGTTTGGGTTGGTCACCCGTTTGCCCGAACGCTTGACGCATTTGTGTATCCGCTGTGATGTTCTGCAGATTGTAGTAATCCATGACGCCCATCTTGCCCGTTTTCAGCGCCTCAGCCAAAGCAAGCGGCACTTGCGCTTCGGCTTCGACGACCTTGGCTTTCATCTCTTCCACACGGGCTTTCATCTCTTGTTCGGTGGCTACTGCCATCGCCCGGCGTTCCTCAGCCTTGGCCTGGGCGATCCGTTTGTCCGCTTCGGCTTGATCCGTCTGCAGCTGGGCTCCGATGTTTTTCCCTACGTCGACATCGGCGATATCAATGGACAGGATTTCGAAAGCGGTGCCCGCATCCAAGCCTTTGTTCAATACCGTTTGCGAGATTCTGTCCGGATTTTCCAATACGTCTTTATGCGCCTCCGAGGAACCGATCGTGGTCACGATCCCTTCGCCGACGCGCGCGATAATCGTCTCTTCCCCGGCACCCCCGACCAGGCGGTCAATATTGGCCCGTACGGTTACTTTGGCTTTTGCTTTCACTTCGATCCCGTTTTTCGCCATGGCAGCGACGATCGGCGTTTCGATCACTTTCGGGTTTACGCTCATCTGCACGGCTTGCAAGACGTCGCGCCCAGCGAGGTCAATCGCTGCCGCACGCTCAAAGCCGAGCGGAATATCGGCGCGCTGGGCGGCTACCAGAGCATCGACGACGCGGTCTACGTTGCCGCCCGCCAGATAGTGGCTCTCCAATTGATTGGTGTCCAGCTCCAGACCTGCTTTTCTCGCCTTGATCAGCGGATTCACGATCCGCGACGGAATGACTCTTCTCAGTCGCATGGCCACCAGGGTGATGATACCGATGCGCACCCCGGACGCCAGCGCCGAAATCCACAGCATGACGGGAACAAAAGAGAAAAAGATCGATAATACGACGATGGCGACTGCCACCATAAATATGAGAGGGATCAAACCGCTTTCCAACATGCGCAATCTACTCCTTTGATTCGATTTCCTGAACCACGACTCGCGTGCCTTCTACCTGTACCACCCTGACAGACGTGCCGGCTGCGATGAACGCGCCCACGCTGACCGCGTCAATCCGCATGCCGTCGATGCGCACGACCCCGGCGGGGCGCAGCGGCGTCAGCGCAACCCCTGTCTTCTCCAGCAAGTCTCGCTGGTCCTTGGGCGCGACATACCCCGCTTCGTTCCGCTGGACATCACCCAGGATAAACTTGTTGAACAGTTTTTTGAGGCCGTATTTCTTGATGAGGAGGAACGTGACGATCGCCGTAATCAGCGCGGCTATCCCCAGGGAGGCCAGGCCCTGCTGCGTGTCGTAGGCAGCCATGATCAACCCGGTGACGATGCTGATAAATCCGATCGCGCCGACAATTCCTCCCGGCAAAAAGACCTCCATGATCATCAACAATATCCCCAATAAAAACAATCCAATATGAAGCCAGCTGGCAAAACCGGCGACGTAGTGACCGAAGAAGTACAGGCCAAACGCGCAGAGCGACACGGTTCCGGCAATGCCAAATCCCGGTGCGAACAACTCAACGACGATGCCGAGCAGGCCGATAATCAAAAGCATGCTCATCACGACCGGACTGGTGACAAATCGGGCGACCCGCTCTCCCATCGTCGGATTGATCTCTTGCACACGGTCTGCCTGCACCCCGAGGTAAGCGTACAACTCCTTTTTATTGGCTACGATCTGGTCGGCATACCCCAGCTCCTGTGCCCGGTCGGCTCCTAGCGAGAGCACCGTTCCTTTTTCCTTCAGGCCGGGGAATTCACGGTCGATCTCCACCATCGCCCGGGCGATATCCGTATTCCGATTATTGAGGGCTGCCGCTTGCGCCATTTTTTCCGACCAGCCCGAAATCGTCTTCACATCGGCTGCATTGCCAGCCAAATCGATCGGCGTAGCCGCTCCGATACTGCTGCCGGGGGTCATGACAATCTCATTTGCATTCAGTGCAATATACGTTCCTGCGGAGAAGGCCTGGTTGTCGATATAGGCAACCACATGGATCGGAGACTGCCTGATCAGCTGTCCAATCGCGTCTGCTGCTCCAATCTCACCGCCCGGCGTGTTGATATCAAGAATCACCAGATCTGCACCAGCAGTTTCCGCTTCTGAAAAGGCCCGCTCGAGAAACTTCTCCAAGCCTTGCTCAATCTGATGCTCAACCGGGACCCAGACTACCTTTTCATAGCTTTTGGCTCCGGCCGCATGACCGGCAGTCAAGCCCAGAACCGCAACCATGACGCAGATCGCAGACAGCCAGAGACGCCATGTCCGTCCTGCATGCCATCCTGAAACCATCTCGCATACCTCCTTTCTCCATCATCGGATGTCAGCTACTAAGGTATACGGAAAATCCGCGGAAGCGTTTCATTTTTTCTCGCCGCCTTCACAAGTTTCGACATTTTTTCCAAAGATCAACCTGAAAAAGCGGCTGATCGGAGGGGCGGCGGGACGGAAAGATAAAGAAAAACCCAGTCGCATTCGGGACTGAGTTTTTCTGTCGTATCTATATGAGGTAGTTCCTTTTTACGTTGGTAGTTCCTCAGATACAATCTTTTGCACGATCGTACCGTCAGCTTTTCCCTTTACCTTAGGCATGATAGCGCCCATGACCTTGCCCATTTCCTTTTTGGAGGAGGCTCCGGTGGAAACGATCGCTTCCCGGACGATCACACGCACTTCATCTTCACTCAGTTGTTCGGGCAGATAGGCTGTAAGTACCTCAATTTCTTCGCGCGTTTTTTCAGCCAGGTCATCACGGCCGGCTTTTTCAAACTCGTGGAGGGATTCACGGCGCTGTTTTAACTCACGGGTCAAGATGGTCAGCTCTTCGTCTTCAGACAACTGTCTACCTTTGTTAATCTCTTCATTCTTGAAAGCAGCTTTCACCATGCGAATAACAGAGAGTTTTAGCGCAGCTTTGTCCTTCATCGCTTGCTTTATATCTTGATTGAGTCGCTCCATTACACTCATGATGGGCCCTCCGTTAATTAATACTTGCGCTTACGAGCTGCTTCGGACTTTTTCTTCCGCTTGATGCTAGGCTTCTCAAAGTGACGACGTTTACGCAGTTCCGCCATCACCCCAGATTTTGCGCTTTCACGCTTAAAGCGGCGAAGTGCGCTATCCAAAGACTCGTTTTTCTTGACTCGAATTTCTGCCATCTGTCTTCCCTCCCTCCGCTAAAACCGTGGGACACCTGTTACCTACAGACTGTCACACTTCATTATAGGACAGAAAAGCAAAGCAGGTCAACCTTTCTTTCCCCGGCAACGAGGAAATTATTAAATTTTTCCTTCCCCCCTCTGTAGTGCCATTCTTCCTTTGCAAACGCATAGGATGTTCTCGATTTTCGTATCTATCTGTAAGAAAACGCGGCAAAAAATGTCCCGCTCTCTCGCGCAGCCATGGACAAATACCAGCAGGAGTGATAGCATGGCTTCGTAGTTTTTCGCGTGCACATCCGGTCGACGAAATTCGCTGCCCATTGCGTGTTCGTCGCCAACTATAGAAAAAGCATAAATCGTATGGATAAAGGAGATTTTGCCTATGAAGCCCATGAAACTGGAACAGATCGCCGTCATGGCGGAAGGTCTGATCTTGGCAGGAGAAGCGGATCTGCCGATCAACTCTGTTCACTTTGACACCAGACAGCTGGAGGCGGGCGCTTTGTTCGTCGCCATCCAGGGCGCAAGGGACGGCCATGACTTTCTCCTGCAAGCGGCCGAGAAGGGGGCCCGCGCCGCCATCGTTTCCGAGCAGACCAAGCTCCCGGCCGACCTCCCCGCGGATTTTGGCCTCATCCTGGTCAACGACACGCTGCGCGCCTACCAAAAGCTGGCCAAACGGTACCGGCAGCAGTTCACCATGCCGATGATCGCGATTACGGGAAGCATCGGGAAAACCACCACAAAGGATATCGTCTCGCACGTGTTGGAGAGCAAGTTAGCCCTGTACAAGACGTACAAAAATCTGAACAACCACCTGGGCGTCCCCTATTCGCTGACGCAGCTGGAGGACAGGCACGAGGCGGCCGTGCTGGAGCTGGGGATGAACCACGCAGGGGAAATCGACCTGTTGGCCTCATTGGTTCAACCGCAGATCAGCGTCATCACCTATATCGGCGAATCGCATCTGGAGTTTTTCGGCTCCCGCGAAAAAATCGCCCTGGCCAAAGCTGAGCTCTTGCCCCATACCGACCCTGCGGGCTTTGTCCTGCTTAACAGGGACAATGAATATCTGCGAAAAATCACTCACCTCTATCCGGGACGGGTACTCACCTATTCGGTCGAAGGTCCCGCCGATGTGTGGGCGGAGGAGATCAGAGCCGTGGAGGACGGCATGCGATTTGATGTCTGTTTCCCTGGCGGCGAGCGCTTTTCCGCTTACCTTCCGCTGTTTGGCAAACACAACGTGCAAAATGCGCTTCCGGCAGTGGCGATCGGACGCCATTTTGGCATGAGCAATGAGGAGATCGCCCGGGCCCTGGCTGCTGTCCAGCTGTCCGCGATGCGGTTCGAGCGCACAGATTCGAAAACAGGCGCAGTCTATATCAACGATGCTTACAACGCCAGCCCTTCCTCGATGGAAGCGGCCATCTCGACATTTGCTTCGATTCTGCCGGAGCGGGCCAAGGTACTGGTGCTGGGCGATATGTTCGAACTGGGGCCTGACAGTCTGGAGATGCATGCA
This sequence is a window from Brevibacillus composti. Protein-coding genes within it:
- a CDS encoding PhoH family protein; protein product: MHVKEEVKIPFTDASEALLLFGPHDAYLKIIEEKTDAKIISRSGEVLISGDKPEVDKLSRLFAVLLQLIRRGIPLSERDVSYALQFLEEGEVEQLLHVYEEEVARTQKGKLIRAKTLGQRHYLAEIKRHDIVFGIGPAGTGKTYLAVVMAVTALKNGRVKKIVLTRPAVEAGESLGFLPGDLQEKVDPYLRPLYDALYDMLGVEQVAKLMERGLIEVAPLAYMRGRTLEDSFVILDEAQNTTPEQMKMFLTRLGFGSKMVITGDVTQIDLPKGKKSGLREAERILGPITDVAFVRFQEADVVRHSLVQKIIEAYAKDEMEQSNR
- the yqfD gene encoding sporulation protein YqfD, whose product is MRSGLREWMSGHVRITVRGKRFERFLNMAIRQGIRVWNIRRVGTETCSCDLLVQDFFRLRPLLKETGCRVHVQKREGLPFFLLSMRRRAGFYTGVALFCFGLYMLSSFVWQVEVVGTKKLHPQTVAKAAAQLGIKEGVWKVKLSEPGQIQQEMLKLIPQASWIGVSIQGTKAVIQVVEKEEPEKPVPLGPRHLVAKKRAVVHTVLPEVGKKMVSVHQVVDKGQLLISGIIGNEERQRAVAAKGTVKGEVWYISEVSVPTARVHYELTGDKQQLQYLLVGPYALQIWPWKVEPFVHAETFEVRKAPKIADYSLPLGWKTVTHVETKAVKRELSMEEAVALGKQTAREDILRKAGGDAVIHDEKVLHVKRENGKVYLSIHFSVIEEITQEQPIVTLPQPSAPVP
- the yqfC gene encoding sporulation protein YqfC, translating into MRRWSRRLRNLAVGVLDLPQDVVLEVPRITMIGHLQMYIENHRGVLHFTEKELRLLLTNGQMIVTGEQLVIRAILPEEVLLEGRIGGVKFLEKG
- a CDS encoding sigma-70 family RNA polymerase sigma factor; this encodes MNPQAFEKMSRFRQKVIRLVIIEKKSIYETAIACGCTAEKVRRVLKKWRYASRAESSRIT
- the floA gene encoding flotillin-like protein FloA (flotillin-like protein involved in membrane lipid rafts) translates to MLESGLIPLIFMVAVAIVVLSIFFSFVPVMLWISALASGVRIGIITLVAMRLRRVIPSRIVNPLIKARKAGLELDTNQLESHYLAGGNVDRVVDALVAAQRADIPLGFERAAAIDLAGRDVLQAVQMSVNPKVIETPIVAAMAKNGIEVKAKAKVTVRANIDRLVGGAGEETIIARVGEGIVTTIGSSEAHKDVLENPDRISQTVLNKGLDAGTAFEILSIDIADVDVGKNIGAQLQTDQAEADKRIAQAKAEERRAMAVATEQEMKARVEEMKAKVVEAEAQVPLALAEALKTGKMGVMDYYNLQNITADTQMRQAFGQTGDQPKPTTPDEKK
- a CDS encoding NfeD family protein encodes the protein MVAVLGLTAGHAAGAKSYEKVVWVPVEHQIEQGLEKFLERAFSEAETAGADLVILDINTPGGEIGAADAIGQLIRQSPIHVVAYIDNQAFSAGTYIALNANEIVMTPGSSIGAATPIDLAGNAADVKTISGWSEKMAQAAALNNRNTDIARAMVEIDREFPGLKEKGTVLSLGADRAQELGYADQIVANKKELYAYLGVQADRVQEINPTMGERVARFVTSPVVMSMLLIIGLLGIVVELFAPGFGIAGTVSLCAFGLYFFGHYVAGFASWLHIGLFLLGILLMIMEVFLPGGIVGAIGFISIVTGLIMAAYDTQQGLASLGIAALITAIVTFLLIKKYGLKKLFNKFILGDVQRNEAGYVAPKDQRDLLEKTGVALTPLRPAGVVRIDGMRIDAVSVGAFIAAGTSVRVVQVEGTRVVVQEIESKE
- a CDS encoding GatB/YqeY domain-containing protein codes for the protein MSVMERLNQDIKQAMKDKAALKLSVIRMVKAAFKNEEINKGRQLSEDEELTILTRELKQRRESLHEFEKAGRDDLAEKTREEIEVLTAYLPEQLSEDEVRVIVREAIVSTGASSKKEMGKVMGAIMPKVKGKADGTIVQKIVSEELPT
- the rpsU gene encoding 30S ribosomal protein S21, whose amino-acid sequence is MAEIRVKKNESLDSALRRFKRESAKSGVMAELRKRRHFEKPSIKRKKKSEAARKRKY
- a CDS encoding UDP-N-acetylmuramoyl-tripeptide--D-alanyl-D-alanine ligase, with product MKPMKLEQIAVMAEGLILAGEADLPINSVHFDTRQLEAGALFVAIQGARDGHDFLLQAAEKGARAAIVSEQTKLPADLPADFGLILVNDTLRAYQKLAKRYRQQFTMPMIAITGSIGKTTTKDIVSHVLESKLALYKTYKNLNNHLGVPYSLTQLEDRHEAAVLELGMNHAGEIDLLASLVQPQISVITYIGESHLEFFGSREKIALAKAELLPHTDPAGFVLLNRDNEYLRKITHLYPGRVLTYSVEGPADVWAEEIRAVEDGMRFDVCFPGGERFSAYLPLFGKHNVQNALPAVAIGRHFGMSNEEIARALAAVQLSAMRFERTDSKTGAVYINDAYNASPSSMEAAISTFASILPERAKVLVLGDMFELGPDSLEMHAQVGRFAGKLRDRFELLVAIGDHARTLCDAYDGEKRYFATKAEAISTLSQLCTPDRAFLFKASRGMELWTVMEEMEKNAGQ